Proteins co-encoded in one Halodesulfovibrio marinisediminis DSM 17456 genomic window:
- a CDS encoding ABC transporter permease, whose translation MEHVPASAITPSVILRRVLYRICKKLGMTIMILFGITVISFWVIHLAPGSPTDLQTTLNPQVGAAARARLERLYGLDQPVHVQYYRWVKRIVQFDFGKSMSGDNRPVWDKIKERMPLTIGMNVAALVLTLLFAIPIGVGAAYYQGQWFDKASTVFVFIGFAMPGFWLALLLMLYFGIYLQWLPISGLTSLDYDNLSFWGKLGDLAQHLVMPVFIYTFGSLAGMSRFMRSSMLEVLRQDFILTAKAKGLPLRTVIYKHALRNALLPVITILGLSIPSLIGGSVIIESIFALPGLGQLFYTSVLARDYPMIMGNLVLGAVLTLAGNMLADLCYGLADPRIRTGGGSA comes from the coding sequence ATGGAACATGTGCCTGCGAGCGCGATAACTCCTTCAGTTATCCTCCGCCGCGTCTTATATAGAATTTGTAAGAAGCTTGGCATGACTATAATGATTCTGTTTGGAATCACGGTCATTAGCTTTTGGGTTATTCACCTTGCTCCCGGCTCTCCTACCGATTTACAGACTACATTGAACCCACAGGTGGGTGCGGCAGCCCGCGCCCGCCTTGAACGTCTGTATGGTCTGGATCAGCCAGTGCATGTTCAATATTATAGATGGGTCAAACGCATCGTGCAATTTGATTTCGGTAAGTCCATGTCCGGCGACAATCGTCCGGTGTGGGATAAAATTAAAGAACGCATGCCGCTTACTATCGGTATGAACGTTGCGGCGCTCGTACTTACCCTGCTCTTTGCTATTCCGATAGGGGTGGGAGCTGCTTACTATCAAGGGCAATGGTTTGACAAAGCAAGTACGGTCTTTGTCTTTATTGGCTTCGCCATGCCCGGATTCTGGCTTGCTCTACTGCTAATGTTATACTTTGGTATTTACCTGCAATGGCTTCCCATTTCCGGTCTTACTTCTCTGGATTACGACAACCTGTCGTTCTGGGGAAAGCTTGGAGACCTAGCACAGCATCTCGTTATGCCTGTGTTTATTTATACTTTTGGAAGCCTTGCGGGAATGTCCCGCTTTATGCGCTCTTCCATGCTGGAAGTATTGCGACAAGACTTTATTCTGACCGCCAAAGCTAAGGGACTACCGTTACGCACTGTTATTTATAAGCATGCGCTACGTAACGCCCTGCTTCCGGTTATCACTATTCTCGGTCTTTCCATTCCGAGCCTCATTGGCGGTTCGGTTATTATCGAATCTATCTTTGCCCTGCCTGGATTGGGGCAACTTTTCTACACGTCCGTTCTAGCTCGTGACTATCCTATGATCATGGGGAACCTTGTGCTTGGTGCAGTACTTACTCTTGCAGGTAATATGCTTGCAGACCTTTGCTACGGCCTAGCCGACCCGCGAATTCGAACAGGAGGAGGTAGCGCATAA